In Planctomycetaceae bacterium, a single genomic region encodes these proteins:
- a CDS encoding Uma2 family endonuclease — protein sequence MISDAHMTAEEFAASKLDLPEGGRWHELHAGKTVLMQAPDDIHGTIVLNLSRAMAEWFRRRAGQAVGYACHELGVQVARAPDTVYFPAISFFDSGTQFEQSDQVVASRVPRLVVEVASANDRRQELRTRTLAYMKAGVEVIWVPDPSKREIQVIRKASHTLALGQRQTLSGSDVYRDSKFPSPESSLSRSGGRTMLENLPLQSVKHKALTIEGYSRAAVQSYWRIPELKLGFELGGSPWSFMGTQTFFVSHTHLDHLAALPVYVARRRMMKMDPPTIYLPEEVVENVTRMLKSWQRLDRGRMICQLVGVKDGDLIELSREHKVQVFATKHTVPSVGYIVYDSRKKLKPEFHGLAGDQIRDLRLSGTDVTAETLTPLVCFTGDTAPAGLDAHPDVYNSQILITEMTFFRPEHRKEKIHKFGHMHLDDILDRADRFRNELIILSHLSTRTHEGLAHKAREQRLPDHLRDRVLLWT from the coding sequence ATGATTTCCGACGCTCACATGACGGCAGAAGAGTTTGCCGCCAGCAAACTGGATTTGCCGGAAGGCGGTCGCTGGCACGAGCTGCACGCCGGAAAGACGGTGCTGATGCAGGCGCCCGACGACATTCACGGCACGATCGTGCTGAATCTGTCGCGAGCGATGGCGGAATGGTTTCGTCGGCGCGCGGGGCAGGCCGTCGGCTATGCCTGTCATGAACTGGGAGTCCAGGTTGCCAGGGCACCGGACACGGTCTACTTTCCGGCGATCAGTTTTTTTGATTCCGGTACGCAGTTCGAACAGTCCGATCAGGTTGTCGCCAGTCGGGTGCCTCGGCTGGTGGTGGAAGTCGCTTCGGCCAATGATCGACGACAGGAACTGCGGACTCGCACACTGGCGTACATGAAGGCGGGAGTCGAAGTGATCTGGGTTCCGGATCCGTCCAAGCGGGAGATTCAGGTGATTCGCAAGGCATCGCATACTCTGGCACTCGGCCAGCGGCAGACCCTGAGCGGCAGCGATGTTTACCGGGATTCGAAGTTTCCGTCGCCGGAATCTTCGCTCAGCCGGAGTGGTGGCAGAACCATGCTTGAGAATCTGCCGCTGCAGTCCGTCAAACACAAGGCGCTGACGATTGAAGGCTATTCGCGCGCCGCGGTGCAGAGCTATTGGCGAATTCCCGAACTGAAGCTGGGGTTCGAACTGGGCGGCAGCCCATGGTCGTTCATGGGCACGCAAACCTTTTTCGTCTCGCACACTCATCTGGACCACCTGGCCGCTTTGCCGGTGTATGTCGCTCGCCGTCGCATGATGAAGATGGACCCGCCGACGATTTATCTGCCCGAGGAGGTCGTCGAAAACGTCACTCGCATGCTGAAGTCGTGGCAGCGGCTGGATCGAGGCCGCATGATCTGTCAACTGGTCGGCGTAAAAGACGGCGACCTGATCGAACTGTCGCGGGAACACAAAGTGCAGGTCTTCGCGACGAAGCACACCGTTCCGTCCGTCGGCTACATCGTCTACGACAGCCGAAAGAAGCTGAAACCTGAATTCCACGGCCTTGCGGGAGATCAGATCCGCGATTTGCGTCTGAGCGGCACTGACGTCACGGCGGAAACTCTGACGCCGCTGGTCTGCTTCACCGGCGACACCGCACCGGCAGGCCTGGACGCTCACCCGGACGTCTACAACTCCCAGATTCTGATTACCGAGATGACGTTCTTCCGCCCCGAGCACCGTAAGGAGAAGATCCACAAGTTTGGCCACATGCATCTGGATGATATCCTGGATCGAGCCGACAGGTTCCGAAACGAACTGATCATTCTCAGTCACCTGAGCACGCGGACTCACGAAGGACTGGCTCACAAGGCCAGGGAGCAGCGGCTGCCCGATCATCTGCGTGACCGAGTATTGTTGTGGACGTGA
- a CDS encoding DUF480 domain-containing protein, translated as MSDEPKNQIRQLTRIQRRVIGVLMEKAFTTPEQYPLTLKATTTACNQKSNREPVVSYDEDQVQQALDELREDLLVAEVFTDGGRAPRYRHYMRHKFDFSEAQFAIIAELLLRGRQQPGELRTRASRMVRIDSQEALREELSGLLSMGYLQANGPLERRGVEVDHTFYLPKEGQTLEPAALADDVEEPPRSSGTETPRTATQATAPNVAAASDTSLERLEHQIRVQEATIERLQESIRGLDERLQHLERDLGI; from the coding sequence ATGAGCGATGAACCAAAGAATCAGATCCGGCAATTGACCAGAATTCAGCGCCGCGTGATCGGCGTGCTGATGGAAAAGGCCTTCACGACTCCGGAGCAGTACCCGCTGACTCTGAAAGCCACGACCACCGCGTGCAATCAAAAAAGTAATCGTGAGCCGGTGGTCAGTTACGACGAAGACCAGGTCCAGCAGGCTCTGGACGAACTTCGCGAAGACCTGCTGGTCGCCGAAGTGTTTACCGACGGAGGCCGGGCGCCGCGATATCGCCACTACATGCGGCACAAGTTTGATTTTTCGGAAGCGCAGTTCGCGATCATCGCGGAACTGCTGCTGCGAGGCCGGCAACAGCCCGGCGAACTTCGCACGCGAGCCAGCCGGATGGTGCGCATCGATTCCCAGGAAGCTCTTCGAGAAGAATTGAGCGGCCTGCTGAGTATGGGATATCTGCAGGCAAACGGCCCCCTGGAACGGCGCGGCGTCGAAGTTGACCACACATTCTATCTGCCGAAAGAAGGACAAACACTGGAACCCGCCGCGCTGGCCGATGACGTCGAAGAACCGCCCCGTTCTTCCGGAACCGAAACACCCCGTACCGCAACACAGGCGACCGCGCCGAACGTTGCTGCAGCATCGGATACATCGCTGGAACGACTCGAACACCAGATTCGGGTCCAGGAAGCGACGATTGAACGGCTGCAGGAGTCGATCCGCGGACTTGACGAACGACTCCAGCACCTCGAGCGCGACCTGGGAATCTGA